From the genome of Duffyella gerundensis, one region includes:
- a CDS encoding YciI family protein yields MLYVIYAEDTADSLEKRTAVRPAHLARLQLLQDEGRVIAAGPLPAVDSNDPGAAGFTGSVIIAEFSSLEAAQSWAQDDPYVAAGVYKQVAVKPFKRVM; encoded by the coding sequence GTGCTCTATGTAATTTATGCCGAAGATACCGCTGATTCACTGGAAAAACGCACGGCGGTTCGCCCGGCGCATCTGGCACGCCTGCAGCTGCTGCAGGACGAAGGCCGCGTGATCGCCGCAGGCCCGCTGCCCGCAGTGGACAGCAACGATCCAGGTGCCGCGGGCTTTACCGGCTCGGTGATTATTGCTGAATTTTCATCGCTGGAAGCGGCGCAATCCTGGGCGCAGGATGACCCTTATGTGGCGGCGGGCGTCTATAAACAGGTGGCGGTGAAGCCATTTAAACGTGTGATGTAA
- a CDS encoding YciY family protein, producing MRRSRNEVARWRMMRQVQRRRARWVEGQSRRYGRIHAVRHQLAQQQRRSILFISQHH from the coding sequence ATGAGAAGAAGCAGGAATGAAGTGGCGCGCTGGAGAATGATGCGGCAGGTGCAACGGCGGCGTGCGCGCTGGGTTGAAGGGCAATCGCGGCGCTATGGCCGGATTCATGCGGTTCGTCATCAGCTGGCGCAACAGCAGCGACGCTCCATTCTGTTTATCTCACAGCATCATTAA
- the cls gene encoding cardiolipin synthase, whose translation MSTFFTFVSWLLLFGYWLLIAGVTLRILMKRRAVTSAMAWLLIIFILPLVGIIAYLSFGELHLGKRRAERARTMWPSTAKWLSELKQSHHIFATEYSDVARSLFQLCENRQGVAGVRGNQLQLLTSAEETMAALIRDIQLARHNIEMVFYIWHPGGLADEVAESLMAASRRGVHCRLMLDSAGSVTFFRSPMAAMMRNAGVDVVEALQVSLLRVFLRRMDLRQHRKVVLIDNYIAYTGSMNLVDPRFFKQDAGVGQWVDLMARMEGPIATTMGIVYACDWEIETGKRILPPAPDGNIMPFEQESGHTIQVIASGPGFPEDMIHQALLTAVYSAREQLIMTTPYFVPSDDLLHAICTAALRGVDVSIIVPRHNDSLLVGWASRAFFTELLEAGVKIYQFESGLLHTKSVLVDGQLSLIGTVNLDMRSLWLNFEITLVIDDAGFGGDLSHVQDDYIARSRLLDARRWSQRAWWQRIVERLFYFFSPLL comes from the coding sequence ATGTCCACTTTTTTTACTTTTGTTAGCTGGTTACTGCTGTTTGGCTATTGGTTGCTGATTGCCGGTGTGACATTGCGCATTTTAATGAAGCGCCGGGCGGTCACCTCGGCGATGGCCTGGCTGCTGATTATCTTTATCCTGCCGCTGGTGGGCATCATCGCCTATCTCTCATTTGGCGAACTGCACCTGGGTAAGCGTCGCGCCGAGCGCGCGCGGACCATGTGGCCCTCCACCGCCAAATGGCTGTCTGAGCTCAAGCAGAGCCACCATATTTTCGCGACCGAATACAGCGACGTGGCGCGTTCGCTGTTTCAGCTGTGTGAAAATCGCCAGGGCGTCGCCGGGGTGCGCGGCAATCAGCTGCAGCTGCTGACCAGCGCGGAAGAGACCATGGCGGCGCTAATTCGTGATATTCAGCTCGCCCGGCATAATATTGAGATGGTGTTTTACATCTGGCATCCCGGCGGTTTGGCCGACGAGGTTGCTGAATCGCTGATGGCGGCGTCGCGGCGCGGCGTGCATTGTCGACTGATGCTGGACTCTGCCGGCAGCGTGACCTTTTTCCGCAGCCCGATGGCCGCCATGATGCGCAATGCCGGCGTGGACGTGGTTGAAGCGTTACAGGTAAGCCTGCTGCGCGTATTTCTGCGCCGTATGGATCTGCGTCAGCATCGCAAAGTGGTGCTGATCGACAATTACATCGCCTATACCGGCAGCATGAACCTGGTTGATCCGCGCTTCTTCAAGCAGGATGCCGGTGTCGGCCAATGGGTTGATTTGATGGCGCGTATGGAAGGCCCGATCGCCACCACCATGGGCATTGTCTACGCCTGCGACTGGGAGATTGAGACCGGCAAGCGCATTTTGCCCCCGGCGCCGGACGGCAATATCATGCCGTTTGAACAGGAGAGCGGCCATACTATTCAGGTGATCGCCTCCGGGCCCGGCTTCCCGGAAGATATGATTCATCAGGCGCTGCTGACCGCGGTTTATTCCGCGCGTGAGCAGCTGATCATGACCACGCCCTACTTTGTGCCCAGCGACGATCTGCTGCATGCTATTTGCACCGCCGCCCTGCGCGGCGTCGACGTCAGCATTATCGTGCCGCGTCACAACGATTCCCTGCTGGTCGGCTGGGCCAGCCGCGCCTTCTTCACTGAACTGCTGGAAGCGGGCGTGAAAATATATCAGTTTGAAAGCGGCCTGCTGCACACCAAAAGCGTACTGGTCGACGGTCAGCTCAGTTTAATCGGCACGGTTAACCTGGATATGCGCAGCCTGTGGCTAAACTTTGAGATCACGCTGGTGATCGATGATGCCGGTTTTGGCGGCGATTTGTCCCACGTTCAGGATGATTATATTGCCCGTTCCCGCCTGTTGGATGCGCGCCGCTGGTCGCAGCGCGCCTGGTGGCAGCGCATTGTGGAACGACTGTTTTACTTCTTCAGCCCTTTGCTGTAA
- a CDS encoding HI1450 family dsDNA-mimic protein: MDLNNRLTEDETLEQAYDIFLELAGDNLDPADIILFNLQFEERGGAELFDPSEDWHEHVDFDVNPDFFSEVVIGLGDADGEPINDIFARVLLCREKDHKLCHILWRE, encoded by the coding sequence ATGGACCTCAATAATCGTCTTACTGAAGATGAAACACTGGAACAGGCTTACGATATTTTTCTTGAGCTGGCAGGCGATAACCTCGATCCGGCAGACATTATTCTCTTCAATCTACAGTTTGAAGAGCGCGGCGGCGCGGAGTTATTTGATCCATCAGAAGACTGGCATGAGCATGTTGATTTTGACGTCAATCCCGATTTCTTTTCAGAAGTCGTGATTGGTCTGGGTGATGCTGATGGCGAACCGATCAACGATATTTTTGCCCGCGTGCTGCTGTGCCGGGAAAAAGATCACAAGCTCTGCCATATTTTGTGGCGGGAATAA
- the oppF gene encoding murein tripeptide/oligopeptide ABC transporter ATP binding protein OppF, protein MSDVAEKKVLLEVADLKVHFDIKDGRQWFWQPSKTLKAVDGVSLRLYEGETLGVVGESGCGKSTLARAIIGLVKATDGRVAWLGRNLLGQSEEEWRRARSDIQMIFQDPLASLNPRMNIGDIIAEPLRTYHPEMPRQEVKERVKNMMMKVGLLPNLINRYPHEFSGGQCQRIGIARALILEPKLIICDEPVSALDVSIQAQVVNLLQKLQREMGLSLIFIAHDLAVVKHISDRVLVMYLGHAVELGTYDSVYNNPQHPYTKALMSAVPIPDPDLEKNKVIQLLEGELPSPINPPSGCVFRTRCPIAGPECAKTRPLLEGSFRHAVSCLKVDPL, encoded by the coding sequence ATGAGTGATGTTGCCGAGAAAAAAGTCCTGCTTGAAGTAGCCGATCTGAAGGTCCACTTTGATATTAAAGATGGCCGCCAGTGGTTCTGGCAGCCTTCTAAAACCCTGAAGGCGGTCGATGGCGTTAGCCTGCGTTTGTACGAAGGCGAAACGCTGGGCGTGGTGGGCGAATCAGGCTGCGGTAAATCGACGCTGGCGCGTGCCATCATCGGCCTGGTTAAAGCCACCGATGGCCGCGTTGCCTGGCTGGGACGTAACCTGCTGGGGCAGAGCGAAGAGGAGTGGCGCCGCGCACGCAGCGATATCCAGATGATTTTCCAGGATCCGCTTGCTTCGCTCAATCCACGCATGAACATCGGCGATATCATCGCTGAGCCATTGCGCACCTATCATCCAGAAATGCCGCGCCAGGAAGTCAAAGAGCGCGTCAAAAACATGATGATGAAGGTCGGCCTGCTGCCTAACCTGATCAACCGCTACCCGCATGAGTTTTCCGGCGGTCAGTGCCAGCGTATTGGTATCGCGCGTGCGCTGATTCTGGAACCTAAGCTGATCATCTGTGATGAGCCGGTATCCGCACTGGATGTTTCTATTCAGGCGCAGGTGGTTAATCTGCTGCAGAAATTGCAGCGTGAAATGGGGCTGTCGCTGATCTTTATCGCGCACGATTTGGCGGTGGTAAAACACATTTCCGATCGTGTGCTGGTGATGTATCTCGGACACGCGGTGGAATTAGGCACCTACGATTCGGTGTACAACAATCCACAGCATCCCTATACCAAAGCGTTGATGTCCGCAGTGCCGATTCCCGATCCGGATCTGGAGAAGAACAAAGTCATTCAGCTGCTGGAAGGGGAACTGCCGTCGCCGATTAATCCGCCGTCGGGCTGCGTCTTCCGCACCCGCTGTCCGATTGCCGGTCCGGAGTGCGCGAAAACCCGTCCGCTGCTGGAAGGCAGCTTCCGCCATGCGGTCTCCTGCCTGAAAGTCGATCCGCTGTAA